In the genome of Capra hircus breed San Clemente unplaced genomic scaffold, ASM170441v1, whole genome shotgun sequence, one region contains:
- the LOC108635036 gene encoding UDP-glucuronosyltransferase 2B17-like: MSKMPMKRLSLLLLLQLTCYFSGGSCGKVLVWPVEFSHWMNMKTILEELVTRGHEVTVLISSASTIPNSSKPSTMRFETFPVSLTKSDYENFMERLLEEWTYVAKDSFWSSLATVKSSFWEFFDTALRMCEDAVSNKKLMTKLQESRFDILIADAVGPCGELLAELLKIPFVYSHYTSPGHIIEKNSGRLPFPPSYVPVMFSELSDRMTFMERVKNMFYTLYFDLFFTAYNDKKWNQFYSEVLGRPTTLSETMGKAEMWLIRSYWDFSFPRPRLPNVEFVGGLHCKPAKPLPKVTYSSLVFFVNFVFSIGIFCILYLECLITGSQIWEPG, from the exons ATGAGCAAGATGCCTATGAAAAGACTctcgcttctgctgctgctacagctgactTGTTACTTTAGCGGTGGGAGTTGTGGAAAGGTGCTGGTGTGGCCGGTGGAATTTAGTCACTGGATGAATATGAAGACAATTCTGGAGGAACTTGTCACGAGGGGTCATGAGGTGACTGTTCTGATATCTTCAGCTTCCACTATTCCTAATTCCAGCAAACCATCTACTATGAGATTTGAGACTTTTCCTGTATCTTTAACAAAAAGTGATTATGAGAATTTTATGGAACGTCTTCTTGAGGAATGGACATATGTGGCGAAAGATTCCTTTTGGTCCTCCTTGGCAACAGTGAAAAGTTCATTTTGGGAATTTTTTGATACTGCTTTAAGGATGTGTGAAGATGCTGTTTCCAACAAGAAATTAATGACAAAACTACAGGAATCAAGGTTTGATATCCTTATTGCAGATGCCGTTGGACCCTGTGGTGAACTGCTGGCTGAATTACTTAAAATACCATTCGTGTACAGTCATTACACCTCACCTGGCcatataattgaaaagaatagCGGAAGACTTCCATTCCCACCATCTTATGTACCTGTTATGTTTTCAGAATTAAGTGATCGCATGACATTCATGGAGAGGgtcaaaaatatgttttacaCACTTTATTTTGACCTTTTCTTCACAGCATACAACGATAAGAAGTGGAACCAGTTTTACAGTGAAGTACTAG gAAGACCTACTACCTTATCAGAGACAATGGGGAAAGCCGAAATGTGGCTCATTCGAAGCTACTGGGACTTTTCATTTCCTCGTCCACGACTACCAAATGTTGAATTTGTTGGAGGGCTCCACTGCAAACCTGCCAAGCCTCTGCCTAAGGTCACCTACtcctccttggtgttctttgtgAACTTTGTGTTTTCAATAGGAATATTCTGTATTCTTTATTTAGAATGTTTGATTACAGGTAGTCAGATATGGGAACCTGGATAA